GGTGCTGCTGCGCCGCACCCACGGTCACCGCGCGTTCCGCGCCGATGGTGTTGGTCTGGGCCGCGCCGACCGTCCGCACCTCGGCCGCGCCCACCGTGTCGGTGCGGGCGATGCCGATGGATATGGTCTGGTTCGAGCCGACCGTCTGGCTGTGGTTCGCGCCGATCGTCTCGGTCGAGTTCGAGCCGACCGAGATGGTCTCGTTCGTGCCCACCGTCAGCGAGCGGTTGACCCCCACCGTCTCGTCATCATTGTTGCCGATGCTGACGGTGCGATCGACGCCCACTGTGGTGGACTTGTTGTTATCCACCGATTCCGTCCGGTCATGCCCCACCCATTGGGTCGCGTCATGCACCACCTCCTCGGAAAAATCATTGCCGATATGGCGGGCCTCGTTGTTCTTGACCAGTTCGTTATGGTCCTTCTCGGCCTGGAAATAGACCTCTTCATTGCCCTTCTTGTCCTCGAAGCGCAGCTCGTTCCAGCCGCCGCCGCCGGGGCTGGAATTCGACTTCCAGCCCGATTGCGTGGCATTGCCGGGCAGCGCATAGGGCGGCATCTGCTCGGCGTTATAGACCCGGCCGGTGATGATCGGCTGGTCCGGGTCGCCGTCGAGGAAATCGACGATGACCTCTTGCCCGATGCGCGGGATCTGGATGAAGCCCCATCCCGACCCGGCCCAGGCACTGCTGACGCGGATGAAGCAGGTGCTGTTCTCGTTCCGCCCGCCAAGGCGGTCCCAATGAAACTGAACCTTCACCCGGCTGTATTTGTCGGTATAGATTTCCTCGCCGCTTGGCCCGACCACCACGGCGGTCTGCAAGCCCTTCATCGCCGGTCGCGGGGTCAGGCGCGGCGGGCGGTATTCATGATCCGAGGGCACCATGCGGTAGATGGCCGAAAAGCCGCCATCACCGGCCTCGCGGGCCTGAAATTCCTGCATCGACAGAAAGCGGCCGGCCCCAAGCGCCGCATTTTCCTCGGCCCGGAACAGGGTGGTCAAGGCGCCTTCGCCGCCCCTCTCGCCACCACGCTGCTGCCAGGCAAGCGAGCGGAAACGGCCGCCGCGAATGTCGTAATCCACGCGCTCGACGGCGAATGAAGCATTTTCGGCGGCGCGCGGGAATTCCGTGACCGTGACGACGCTGCCCGAGGCCGGGTCGGGATAGTTCGACAGCGCCGTGATCAGAAAGGCATGGGCCTGATCCTGCTGATTGCGAATCTTGGCCTGCAGATCGCCGCGCCCGTGTTCGATGTAATTGCCCGGATAGCTATAACGCTTGCCGGCGCTGTTCTTGTGGGACAGCGCATTTTCATATTGCGCGGTCAGATCGGCCGAGGGTTTCTCGAAATCATAATCGGTCAGCAGATGACTTCCCGAAACCACGCTGTCGACCCGGCTGAAATTCACGATCTGGCCGCCTTGCGACCTGGTGTCCGGCAGCTCGTGCCCGTATCGCAACACAATCGGGTCGGCGCCGGTATCTTTCAGCAATGGCACTGAATCGCTTAAAATCAGCGTATGCTTACCCTCCTCGAAGCGAAAAAAATAGAATATCCCTTCGTGTTCCAGCAGGCGCTGAACAAAGTTCAGATCGCTTTCGCCATACTGAACGCAATATTCGCGCTTGGGCAGGGGTCCATTCAGATGCCAGTCGTAACCAGAGACCTGATGCTGATTCAGAACGAATTCGACGATCTCGCGCACCGTCTGTTCCTGAAAGATGCGGTTATTGGTGGCCTTTGACAGCAGCCACAGCTTGGGGCGTAGCACCAGATGATACAGCCAGCCTTCGGATGCCAGCCCGGCAAATCGGAAGCTGTCGACGATGCCGTGAAAGATCCTTGGCTCGCCCAAGGCGCCGGTGTCGATGCCCAGGGTCAGCGTCACCTCTTCGCCCAGCAGATCGTTTGCGAGGATGTCGGGGCTGCCGCTGACGGCGGTGATGTCATATTCGAAGCATTGGCTCAGCATGTCGTGGCCGCGCATCGACAGAAAGGCCAGCCCCCGAAAATCTGCCAGGTTCCCGGATGCAAGCGACCCTTCGAAAGCCAGGGGCGTCTGCAACGTGGCATAACGTTCCGTCGACATTTTTCCGTCCCTTCATTAACCGCGTCTGCGATGCAGAATACGCGCCGTCGGATGATATCGCGAATTATCCAATTCACGAAACGTTGCGCCAAAAAATATCGTCACAGATTTGGCGGGCACTCAAATCCCCGCATCGCAGCGCGCACGGAAACCGGATTCAGCTTGTCGGTAAAGATCATCTCCAGAAAGACCCGCCCGGTATCGCTGCGCAGATCCAAGAGCACCCGCGCCCCCTCGTCGCGCAGCCGCAGCCGCAGCGTGTCCATCAGGTGCAGCAGCCCCCATGGCCCCGGATGCACCAGCCGCCCGGCATCGGTACCCTCGCGGAAGCTGACCTCGATGCCCTGATCGGGCGATGGGCCGGGCCAGACCAGCTGCACCGGCGCGCCGCTGGCCAGAACGGGTTGCGCGACCCCGCCGATGGCCACCAGCGTCTGGCCACGTTCGGCCAGCGCACTCAACGTCAGCGGCCGGTCCAGCGCACCCGCGCTGCCAAACAGCCCCTGCGAGATCCGCGCCGCGCGTTCAAAGAACAGCGCGCTTTCGGGGTTCAGCCCCTCGAACCGCGCTTCGGGCTTCCAGCGCCAGGGCGATTCCGCGGTCTCCAGCAGCGGCAGGGCATTGGCAGCCAGAAACTGGCTCAGCGTGCCCTGCGGCCCCAGCAATCCGGCCAGTTCCGCCGTGGTCGTATCCGCCCCGCCATCGGCAAAGGGATAGCGGCCCTGGACGATCTGCTGACAGGCGGGAAAGACCTGCTGCTGCCATTGCCGGGTCAGGGTATTGCCGCCCGCCTCGGCCACGGCGGCCTGCGGACTGGCAGACTGCGCCAGCACATCCTCGGCGATCTGCACGACGATGCGCGGCGCCGCCTGCAGCGCGGTGATCGAGCGCGCCCGGTCGCCAATGCTCATCAGACGGTCCATGCCCCGGCGCTGGTCCAGGTCGATCGCACCAAGCGCCACGTTCAGCTGCGCGAAAAGCGCCGAGATCTCGGCCATCCGCCCCTGTTCGACATATTGGATGAACGGCCCGAACTCGCGCGCCAGCTGCAGTTGCTGGTCATGGCCGCGCTGCCGGTCCGGCCCGCCGACCTGCACCCAGACCTCGCGGAACAGCCGGGTCAGCGGGTTGTCGGGCCGGGCCAGCGCGCCCGAGACCACGATGGCGGTTTCGCGCTGCGCGAAGGGCTGGACGCGCAGATCGGCCAGCCAGTCCTTCCATGCGGCGATGGTCTGCTCCTGCAACCGGCCCATCAGCAGGTCGGGGGTGGCGTTGTCCGGGGGCAGCGTCTTGCCCAGCACCACCGGCGCAATCGCCCGCGCCTTCTGCACCGCCACGCCGACGCCATAGTCGCGCGCGTAATTCCAGCCCTCCTGCGTGAAGAGGCCCGGCAGCGGCGTTCCCATCGGCAGGCCCGATCGGCGCAGCAGCACCTGCGACAGGCCCGGCACCCGCGCCTCGGGCGACCAGGCCGGCAGCGCCCGCATCTGGTCGGCGCGCTGCAGTTCCAGCCAGGCACGGTCGGCCTCGGGAATCTCGGCGGCGAAACCCATGGCCTGATCGCGCAACTCGCTGTCGCCCGCCGTCAGGCTGGTATCGGGTCCGGCCAGCGGGCCGACATGCGCGCCCAACCCGGCCAGCCCGACACGCGCACCGTTATCTTCCAGCCAGCCGGCCAGGTAGCCGGGGGTCCAGCTGTCCTGCCCGGTCAGCACCGACCAGGCCCGCAGCGCATCGTAAAGCACCAGCCCCTCGCCCTCGGTGGCAATGGTCGTCTCGATCCCGGCGGCGATGGCACCGGGCACCTGAGCGCGCACCGCCTCGGCATAGGCGGCCTCGGCCCGGCTCTCGCTGTCATAGTACGGCAGCCTGACCAGCCGTTTCAGCGGCGCCTGAACCGCAGCGTCCGACACCCGGCCCACGGCGGCGCGCATGTCATCCAGCCGCCGCACCAGGTCGGCACCGCTGCGCGGGCGGTCCAGCCCGATGACCAAGGCCTCGGCCTCGAAGCTGGCGTTGATTCGCTGGTGATAGCGGTATTCCAGGAAGCCGGCATAGCCGACCAGCGCCAGAACCAGCACCAGCGCGAAACCCGCGACCTTCCAGCCCCAGCCGCCGCTGCCCTTGCGGCGATGGGCATCGCGGGCGGTATCGGCCCGCGTCAACAGCCCGCGCAGGAACTGCTCCAGGTCGGCAAAGCTCTCGCCCTGCGCGGCAGCGGTGCGCTGGAATTCGCGGATGCGCGCCAGCGACATGTCGCGCCCGTCGAAAAGTTGCCGCCGCGCCAGCACCGACCATGTCGCCAGATCGATCTGCGCCAGCGTCCGCGCCCGGTGGTCCAGCAGCACCGCCAGCCCGTATCGCGCCGGCTTCAGCGCCGGTTTCGCCGTGCCGCCCCGCGCGGCATCCGTCTCGAATCGGTCCAGCAACCCCTGCGCCTCGTCGATCAGCCGCGCCGCACCGCGCCGGGCGCGCAGGTCCAGATCGTCGATCATCTGCAAGACCGGCGCGGCGGCGCGATCAAGGGGCGAGGGCTCTCTGCGTCTGGCCGCCATCGCCTAAAGCTTGCCCTCGGCCTGCCATTTCCGCAGCGTCTCGACGCCGACCTCGAAATGCATCGAATCCTCGCGGCTATAGGTCGCGCCCCAGAACCAGCCTTCCTTGTTGAACAGTTCCGCCAGCAGCAGCAGCCCGAATTGCGTGCCGCCATCGGCAAAGCCGTCCAGCTGATCCTCGAGCTTCAGATCGATGGCCGTGCCCCAGGAATGGTTCGAGACCGCCGTGCGCGAACCGCGGATCAGCCGCGCGCACATCGCCCCGGCAGTGCCAAGCGCGTTGTAGATGTCGGGCTCGCTGGCCTGCAATTCGGCCAGGATGCGTTCCAGGCTGTCCAGCGC
This region of Paracoccus zhejiangensis genomic DNA includes:
- a CDS encoding ImcF-related family protein, with product MAARRREPSPLDRAAAPVLQMIDDLDLRARRGAARLIDEAQGLLDRFETDAARGGTAKPALKPARYGLAVLLDHRARTLAQIDLATWSVLARRQLFDGRDMSLARIREFQRTAAAQGESFADLEQFLRGLLTRADTARDAHRRKGSGGWGWKVAGFALVLVLALVGYAGFLEYRYHQRINASFEAEALVIGLDRPRSGADLVRRLDDMRAAVGRVSDAAVQAPLKRLVRLPYYDSESRAEAAYAEAVRAQVPGAIAAGIETTIATEGEGLVLYDALRAWSVLTGQDSWTPGYLAGWLEDNGARVGLAGLGAHVGPLAGPDTSLTAGDSELRDQAMGFAAEIPEADRAWLELQRADQMRALPAWSPEARVPGLSQVLLRRSGLPMGTPLPGLFTQEGWNYARDYGVGVAVQKARAIAPVVLGKTLPPDNATPDLLMGRLQEQTIAAWKDWLADLRVQPFAQRETAIVVSGALARPDNPLTRLFREVWVQVGGPDRQRGHDQQLQLAREFGPFIQYVEQGRMAEISALFAQLNVALGAIDLDQRRGMDRLMSIGDRARSITALQAAPRIVVQIAEDVLAQSASPQAAVAEAGGNTLTRQWQQQVFPACQQIVQGRYPFADGGADTTTAELAGLLGPQGTLSQFLAANALPLLETAESPWRWKPEARFEGLNPESALFFERAARISQGLFGSAGALDRPLTLSALAERGQTLVAIGGVAQPVLASGAPVQLVWPGPSPDQGIEVSFREGTDAGRLVHPGPWGLLHLMDTLRLRLRDEGARVLLDLRSDTGRVFLEMIFTDKLNPVSVRAAMRGFECPPNL
- a CDS encoding type VI secretion system Vgr family protein; the encoded protein is MSTERYATLQTPLAFEGSLASGNLADFRGLAFLSMRGHDMLSQCFEYDITAVSGSPDILANDLLGEEVTLTLGIDTGALGEPRIFHGIVDSFRFAGLASEGWLYHLVLRPKLWLLSKATNNRIFQEQTVREIVEFVLNQHQVSGYDWHLNGPLPKREYCVQYGESDLNFVQRLLEHEGIFYFFRFEEGKHTLILSDSVPLLKDTGADPIVLRYGHELPDTRSQGGQIVNFSRVDSVVSGSHLLTDYDFEKPSADLTAQYENALSHKNSAGKRYSYPGNYIEHGRGDLQAKIRNQQDQAHAFLITALSNYPDPASGSVVTVTEFPRAAENASFAVERVDYDIRGGRFRSLAWQQRGGERGGEGALTTLFRAEENAALGAGRFLSMQEFQAREAGDGGFSAIYRMVPSDHEYRPPRLTPRPAMKGLQTAVVVGPSGEEIYTDKYSRVKVQFHWDRLGGRNENSTCFIRVSSAWAGSGWGFIQIPRIGQEVIVDFLDGDPDQPIITGRVYNAEQMPPYALPGNATQSGWKSNSSPGGGGWNELRFEDKKGNEEVYFQAEKDHNELVKNNEARHIGNDFSEEVVHDATQWVGHDRTESVDNNKSTTVGVDRTVSIGNNDDETVGVNRSLTVGTNETISVGSNSTETIGANHSQTVGSNQTISIGIARTDTVGAAEVRTVGAAQTNTIGAERAVTVGAAQQHLIGADDSWTVADNQTINVGIDRSVTIGKNSSLTVGEASVISIGKSASESIGEDMAIKVGKDLIIEAGDSIILKCGSAAIAMKKDGTINIEGKDVTVTGSGKINVKADSDVTIKGSKINQN